The Ferviditalea candida genome includes the window GAAAAAATGCGAACGCGGGGAATTACGGAGGACGTCCTGAACACGCTGTCCAATTCCGGCATTCAGCTTAAGCCCTGGCTGACGGGTTTCGATACCGTCCGTGAGGGGGTTGAAAACAGCGTCCGGATGATCAAAAACCATCCGCTTCTTCCCAAAGATGTGGTGGTGCACGGACTGATCATTCACCCGGAAACCGGCAAGCTGGAGATTGTCGTGGACGGCTACAGTATGTCCGGCCGATAAAGCCTTGTGCGCAAGGAGGAAGCGTGTTGGACGCTTTTATTCGCGAAATGACGGACTCGCTGGATAAGCTCGTTCCCGAATGGCGGGAGCAAGTCAAAAAACGGCAGCTCAAGCTGGATGATGCCGTAAAAATCGGGGCGGAGCTTAACGCCGAGCAGCAAATCGGTTTATATGAGTTCCTGGCTGAAAATCACATGAAGCCCGAATGGTGGAACAAGGTGCTGCTGGCTTTCAAATACGACCTGCCGCGTTGGGCCGTTCGACAGATCCTGTCCATTTACCGGCTGGCGCACAAAGTCAGAAGCGAAATCATCATGTATAACGATCTGATGGATGTATTCGAGCAGCTGTTTATCGAGGAATTCGAGGCTGCGTTCTTGGAGGGCCGGCTTCCGGAGGACGAATTCAAGCTGGAGGATATCTTGAACGACTTTGAGAAAAGGCTGAAGGCTCTTCAGTCTCAGGCGCCGAACAAATCGGAGCATTACAATAAAACATACGGGGACAGTTCAACCTCGTCGCGCGACCTTCCCGGCGGCCTTCAGGGAAGCTCAAATTTCAGGCAAATCATCGGGGCGGATGAAACGGCCTCAAGCGAGGAAATGCGAAAAAAAGCCCGCCACCTGCTCAAAGTGCTCCATCCGGATCACGGAGGAAGCGCCTATTTGTTCAATTTCGTCAAACAGGCTTACGAACAGGAGGAGAATAAGGGACAGACAAAACCCCGATAATTCGAACTTCTTCCCTCGCCTATATCAAGCATAAAATTCAAGAAATGCCCCGGGATTTGACATCCGGGGAATTTCTATTGTCATACGGGCATTAATTAAACACAGCGCCGCCGTTCGGACTGATAAATTGACCGCAGAAGAAGTTGCCGTCATCGGATGCGAGCAAGACAGCCACTGGCGCAATTTCATCAATTTTGCCTAATCGTCCCAATGGAATCTCGGTTTCCTTTTCAATCCATTCAGGATCCATATCCGCTAAAATCATGTCCGTTTCAACGGGACCCGGGGCAATCGCATTGACCAGGATATCCGGCGCCAGCTCTAATGCCAAGGCGCGCGTCAGACTGTTGATCCCGCCTTTGGCAGTGACATAGTGCGTAAAATTGGCTCTGCCTTTAAGCGATAATTCGGAAGATATATTGATAATCTTTCCGACGGACCGACTGTCAAATAACGGAATAAGATATTTGGAGACAAGGAATACGCCTCTCAGGTCCACATTCATCAGCTTGTCCCATTCCTCTGTCGGCATATCCTTCAGCGGCATTTCTTTGCCTATGGTCCCTGCATTATTGACCAGAATATTGATTTTTCCAAATGTCTTTTGGATTTCATCCCGCAGCTTGACGGCATCCGCTTCATCGCCAACGTTCCCTTTTACGGCCAATGCCCTTGCACCCTTTGATTCCAGCTCCAATACAGTTTCCCTAGCCTTGGTCTCGTTCGACAAATATGTGATCACGACGTCGGCGCCTTCATCCGCAAAAGCCAAAGCTATGCCTTTTCCGATGCCCCGGCTGCCCCCGGTCACAACAGCCACTTTATTTGCTAATTTTTTTGGTCTCATTAAACCCTCCGAAAAATGGATATATAATTAATCAATTAAAATTCATGGTTTTTCAGCCATTCCGCGTAGGTGCGCATACCTTCTTCCAATTGAACGCGCGGTTCGTACCCGATCACTTCTTTTGCTCTTGAAATGTCAAAAGGCGCATTGGCATCGAGAATATCTATTGTACCGGCGCCTATTTCAATATCCGCATCCGGATACAATGCTTTTACGCGGGAAACCAGCTCGCCATAGCTGATTTGTGTGCCGCCCGTAATATTGAACACCAGCTCATTCAACTTCGGCGTATCCATCGCAAGGATGCATGCCCTAGCTACATCCGTGACATGAACATATTGGAATCGGTAATCAATGCCGGCTTCTTCTTTCGTCGGCACTCCGTCAATGGCGTTGCGCAGTAATGTTTTCATGTAGCATTGCTCGAATTGGCCAGGTCCGTAGAGCCATCCCGGTCGAAGCGAAGGGACTTCCATGCCGTACAGAGTGGAATAGACGTAAGCCATCTTTTCCGTAAACACTTTAGTGGCACCGTACGGAGTAGTCGGATTTAATGAAGCGTCCTCGCGGACAAGTCCCAGTTCCGAGTTATTCCCGTAAGCACATTCAGAGCTTAAATTGACCACGCGCTTGATGCCCAGTAGTCTCGCTGCCTCGAAAACATTGATTGTCCCGACCGCATTTGTCATCATTGTCCGGTAAGGGATATCTCTCGATAGAACCGGATGGGAAATCGCAGCGGTATGAATGATTTTCTCAATATGATGATCCCGCAAGGTTTCGATCAGGGTCGGCAAATCCCCTATATCCCCTTTAATGTATACCGCATTGGGATGTTCGCTTTCCTTTGTACGCAAATCGTAGCTGACAACATGGCCGCCTCTTTCTGCAAGCATTTCGACTAATGACTGTCCGAGGAAACCCATTCCTCCGGTAACCAATACATTCATTGTTTCACTCCTAAACAAAATTGTAAAACGGTCAACCTGATATCTTTTCTGCTGATTAAACAGGATCACCTTATGCGAAAAAAAGAGATGCAAGTCACAAAGGCTGTCAGCTTTTCTTTTTTGCATAAGGTGATCGGAGTAAACTTGCTTGGAATGATCGAATTTTGATCAGGCGGCTCCCGTTTTCTTCTGTATATTGCTGCCGCTGCCCTTTTTTCCATAGAAGATCAGCGCAATGCCAGATATCACAATCACTGTTCCGACAATCCATGCATTAGCGCCCGCGGTATATCCGATATAACCAACGACCAGAATCGCAAACATCGGGAGAATCGAGATGGCAAGCGCTTTACCAAAACTGTAGCGTTTGAACATTGCGAAAATAAAGGCTAAAGGAATCGCAATATAGTTAAATACAAGGGCAATGGTAATTACGTCATAATACCATAGAAGCTCGGACAGCGGCTTGACCCAAACAAGCACTGCGGCTACCAGGATGATGAGCAAACTCGCCAGCCACGGCACCTTATGCTTGTTTGTTATACTGATCGCGCGAGGCATGTGGCCTTCCACGCTCATTCGATACGCCGTCCTTGCACCGGAGGTCATGGAGATCTGCAAGCCTGCAGCGGAAGAGGTAATGACTACAAAAATGGCAATCCAGCTTAGGAAAGAAGGCAGATATTCATTGGCAACGGCGGCAATCGGTCCTCCCTCGCCGTTCTCCACAATGGCAGCCAGCTTGTCCACCGGCACGGCATATTGCCAGCCGATCGCGGCAAGACTGTACACGATAAAAGCGATGGACAGCACCAGCAATAAAGATCGTTGAACAGTACGAACCGGTCTTTTGGCTTCTTCGATGAAATTGATTGTCGAATCAAAGTTGGCAAGCATCCACAAGCCGAACAATACGCCCGGTCCGACAGCCGCCCAGCCGCCTGCCGCCGTTACGGAATACAGCGAAGAAAACGAAACGTCTTTGACATGCGGGCTCAAGATTCCCAAAAGCCCCAATCCTGCCACAATACCCACTTCAAAGATAAGAAAGGTTGCCGCAACCTTAGCGGTAATGGTGATCCCTCTTAATGATATTGCCAGAAAGATCAGGAGCATCAAGGTGCCGATAATTTTTGCCGAAAAGACACCGCTTACACCCGGAATCAGCGCTTGGATGTATTCGGCGCCGATCACCGCCGTCATAGCGGCAACGGCCAAGCAGTTAATGACATAAGACCATCCCAATACAGTAGCGACAGACGGGTGGATGTACTTTTCGGTAAAAGTAAACGCACCCGCAGCCGATGGCGCATGACGAGTAAGATAGATCATCGTAAAGGCGATTACCAGCATCGGGAAAAAATAGGCAATCATTATAGCCAGGGGGGCGGCATGTCCGACAATTGAATATAAAATTCCCATCGAGGAAGCAGCGACCCAGGCGGGGGCATTGAATCCCAAAGCAGACATCGTCACATCTTTCGTGCCCAGCCTTCCCTTGTTCAAGGTTGTCGGCAATTCAGTAATTTCACCTTTTTTGTCATAGCCCAAAAATTCAGAAAATCCCATGCAATCCTCTCCCTTAATTGATTTTTCTTGCTGAAGGCTATTAAGGCATCGCGCCCTATTTGGATTCAAAATAATCGGCCAGATCAATCCGCTCCATATGTTCAACCTGAAGCAGCCGATTACGCCAAGCCTTTTCAATCTCATTCATTGTGGTGAACCAAACATGCGGCTTGGCCATCATGTATTCTATCAATCTTCTTAACAGATTTATTCTTGAACTTCTGCCAGTTAATTGCGGGTGCATCGTCAAGGTAAAGCATCCGCCTTCTTCATACAAGCTATCAAATTCAGAGGTCCACAAGCGGAAAACTTTGTCAGGCTCTTCGATGGCAAATCCCATCTGCGGCTCGGCGGCGTAGGCAAATTGCTCCCAATCGTCAAGCAGCCACGTAACGGGTATTTCGAATAATTTTTCCCCATCTCCCGCATCAATGGTGTAGGGAATATCATCCCCCATCAAGCTGGAGTCAAATTTGAAATCGTATTTCTTCAGCAGCGTCGGCGTGGTCGGATTCATCTCCCACAACGGCGCCCGGTAGCCTTCGGGAAAATAACCGGCATATTTTTTAAAGACCTGCATTCCTTTGACCAATATTTCTTCTTCCTGCTCAGGCGCAAGCGTGTCAAGTCTTTCATGAAAATAGCCATGATGTCCGATAGGATGCCCGGCTTCGGCGATCCGCTCGATTACGCTCGGATCGATTTCGGCCGTTACCCCCGGGACAAAAAAATTTGCCGGCAAATCATAATCTTTCAATGTATTTAAAATACGGTTGAGGCCGACCCTGCGGCCGTATGTGCCCATTGAAAGCAGAGAGATTCTGGAATTATTCTTCTTGTCAAATGAAAAGGCTGTTTCGGCATCCACATCAAATGACAAAACGACCGCCATTTT containing:
- a CDS encoding NAD-dependent epimerase/dehydratase family protein, which encodes MNVLVTGGMGFLGQSLVEMLAERGGHVVSYDLRTKESEHPNAVYIKGDIGDLPTLIETLRDHHIEKIIHTAAISHPVLSRDIPYRTMMTNAVGTINVFEAARLLGIKRVVNLSSECAYGNNSELGLVREDASLNPTTPYGATKVFTEKMAYVYSTLYGMEVPSLRPGWLYGPGQFEQCYMKTLLRNAIDGVPTKEEAGIDYRFQYVHVTDVARACILAMDTPKLNELVFNITGGTQISYGELVSRVKALYPDADIEIGAGTIDILDANAPFDISRAKEVIGYEPRVQLEEGMRTYAEWLKNHEF
- a CDS encoding polysaccharide deacetylase family protein translates to MSRIKWPNDKKMAVVLSFDVDAETAFSFDKKNNSRISLLSMGTYGRRVGLNRILNTLKDYDLPANFFVPGVTAEIDPSVIERIAEAGHPIGHHGYFHERLDTLAPEQEEEILVKGMQVFKKYAGYFPEGYRAPLWEMNPTTPTLLKKYDFKFDSSLMGDDIPYTIDAGDGEKLFEIPVTWLLDDWEQFAYAAEPQMGFAIEEPDKVFRLWTSEFDSLYEEGGCFTLTMHPQLTGRSSRINLLRRLIEYMMAKPHVWFTTMNEIEKAWRNRLLQVEHMERIDLADYFESK
- a CDS encoding APC family permease yields the protein MGFSEFLGYDKKGEITELPTTLNKGRLGTKDVTMSALGFNAPAWVAASSMGILYSIVGHAAPLAIMIAYFFPMLVIAFTMIYLTRHAPSAAGAFTFTEKYIHPSVATVLGWSYVINCLAVAAMTAVIGAEYIQALIPGVSGVFSAKIIGTLMLLIFLAISLRGITITAKVAATFLIFEVGIVAGLGLLGILSPHVKDVSFSSLYSVTAAGGWAAVGPGVLFGLWMLANFDSTINFIEEAKRPVRTVQRSLLLVLSIAFIVYSLAAIGWQYAVPVDKLAAIVENGEGGPIAAVANEYLPSFLSWIAIFVVITSSAAGLQISMTSGARTAYRMSVEGHMPRAISITNKHKVPWLASLLIILVAAVLVWVKPLSELLWYYDVITIALVFNYIAIPLAFIFAMFKRYSFGKALAISILPMFAILVVGYIGYTAGANAWIVGTVIVISGIALIFYGKKGSGSNIQKKTGAA
- a CDS encoding molecular chaperone DnaJ, with protein sequence MDAFIREMTDSLDKLVPEWREQVKKRQLKLDDAVKIGAELNAEQQIGLYEFLAENHMKPEWWNKVLLAFKYDLPRWAVRQILSIYRLAHKVRSEIIMYNDLMDVFEQLFIEEFEAAFLEGRLPEDEFKLEDILNDFEKRLKALQSQAPNKSEHYNKTYGDSSTSSRDLPGGLQGSSNFRQIIGADETASSEEMRKKARHLLKVLHPDHGGSAYLFNFVKQAYEQEENKGQTKPR
- a CDS encoding SDR family NAD(P)-dependent oxidoreductase translates to MRPKKLANKVAVVTGGSRGIGKGIALAFADEGADVVITYLSNETKARETVLELESKGARALAVKGNVGDEADAVKLRDEIQKTFGKINILVNNAGTIGKEMPLKDMPTEEWDKLMNVDLRGVFLVSKYLIPLFDSRSVGKIINISSELSLKGRANFTHYVTAKGGINSLTRALALELAPDILVNAIAPGPVETDMILADMDPEWIEKETEIPLGRLGKIDEIAPVAVLLASDDGNFFCGQFISPNGGAVFN